From the Lolium rigidum isolate FL_2022 chromosome 2, APGP_CSIRO_Lrig_0.1, whole genome shotgun sequence genome, one window contains:
- the LOC124686410 gene encoding uncharacterized protein LOC124686410 translates to MATSGALVGRSLYWSLHGNSSNAILEFDLDRQNLAVVPLHMEGWIMSAEGGGLGLVSVSGHTAQLWKRETDSDGVSTWRLTKTIHLDRLLPLRSGDRLDIDFTDESNMLILGTVDGIGIFTVHTESMQCKKLPVEFKKIPSAFQPFSSVYTPEMGVGAEHAGAGPLNNK, encoded by the exons ATGGCCACCTCGGGCGCCTTGGTTGGGCGTTCCCTTTACTGGTCGCTTCATGGGAATTCGAGTAATGCCATCCTTGAGTTTGATTTGGATAGGCAGAACCTAGCTGTGGTTCCATTACATATGGAGGGATGGATTATGTCGGCGGAGGGTGGTGGACTTGGCTTGGTCTCTGTTTCGGGCCACACAGCACAACTATGGAAGAGGGAGACTGATTCTGATGGTGTATCGACATGGCGACTGACGAAAACCATTCATCTGGACAGACTTCTGCCTCTGAGGTCAGGGGACAGGTTGGACATAGACTTCACGGACGAAAGCAATATGCTGATCCTGGGGACAGTTGACGGTATCGGAATATTCACGGTCCACACGGAGTCAATGCAGTGCAAGAAACTTCCCGTAGAGTTCAAAAAGATACCCAGTGCCTTTCAACCATTTTCAAGTGTCTATACTCCAG AAATGGGCGTTGGTGCTGAACATGCTGGAGCTGGGCCCTTGAACAATAAATAA